TAAAAACAATAAATTTAACTCATCGCTGACCTATTTCCATAGCGACCAAAACAACCTGATCAACCGCTCGGCACAAGCGGCCATAGATGCCCATTTGCCTACAAGTGAACTGATTATCAATACGGGTAAGCGTATTTCGCAGGGTTTAGAGTTTGATTTTGTGTATAATTTGAACCGTTATTTTAATATGCAAGGTTCGTTTACGGCCATGAGCAGCCTCGACAAGGTAAATGCAAAAACAGCGGCTCATACGGACACTATTTATGAAGTAAGCGACTATCAGGCTACGCCACAAAGCATGGCCAAAGCGGGTATTACTTACAATGGAAATGGTATAATGGTTGGTATTTTTGATAGCTTCTTTCAAGGAACATTGCGCACAAACCAATACGGCACGGCTCTAATGCCTCGCCTGAATCCTGCTATCCAGTCGTTTCATTGGCTTTCGGCGCAAGTGCAATTAGATTTGTACCGAATATTGAATGGCAAAGCCTTAGAAGGCTTACAATTAGGCGTTTATGGCAAGAATCTTTTGAATGAAAAAGTCATGATGGCGGACCCTCAATTTGGAATCAATTCAATGCCTGCGCGTGGTGGCCGCCAAATTATGTTTTCGATAAGTTATACTTTCGACCGCATGGGACAGTAATTTTCCACGCACAATTTTTCCATAAAAAGAAACCCTATAAAGTGATGAGCCTTATAGGGTTTCTTTTTGGGAGTTAATTCTTTGCGCCGACGCGCTCCAATGCCACATCGTAGGCTTTGTTATAATAAGTTACTAAGTTTTGCCAATCAAAATCACTGGACGAACGCTCTACGCGGTTGCGCAGCTCAATGCGGTCGCGGCGCGAGAGTTGCACAAAATCAAACATGATTTCGGCCATTTGCTCGGCGGCTTCATAGAAACCCCTGTCGCGGCGATGAATCATATAAATGCCTTTGTCGTCGTGGTCGGGCATGGCTTTTTCTACATAATCCCCGAAACCCGCCAAATCGCTGGTAATGGTTGGTACACCACTGGCAATACATTCGAGTGGCGTATAACCCCATGGCTCGTAGTAACTTGGGAAAACACCCAAATGGCAACCGCGCACAAACTGGCCGTATTCCATGGCAAAAAGTGGATTGGTTGGAGCAATAAAATCGGGGTGATAGACGATTTTTACGCGGTCGTCGTAGTGATTCACCAGATTGGATTTGCGCAAAAACTGCAAAATTTCGTCATGATCGCTATTCTCCAAATCGTGCGTAACCACTGAGGGCAACTGCTGCGACTTCCAAGACTGAATCGTACGGCGCAAACGCAGTTTCCAGTAATCGTCCACAAACTCATTAAGGTCGGGCAGCTTGGTTTCTTGGCTGGCCGCCGCCGTATGAAATAATTTTGTACCCACTTGTTTTACAATCGCCTCGCAATCTTGGCGTATTTCCTCCATCACGGCGCGAGAGTGCAAAGCCTGCGAATTGATAGAACGGAACGGCTGTTTGGTAATAAAAAACATTACGACAGTCGTGTCTATGCCCGCGTGTTTCATTTTCCAGTTGAGCCGCGCGAGAGCTTCGAGCGTGAGGTCATAACCTTTATTACGGTACTCAAAACGGCCAGATGTGAAAAAGTAAAGCGTATTGTCCAAATCAAAAGAATAGCTTTGGAAAAAATGCCCCATCACAAACTGATTGATTTGCTCTTTGAAACGCTGATGCAATACCTGAAATTCATGTAAAGCTGTAAACCGCTCAATATTAAGGCCATTTGGTAATATTACGTCGGGTTTTCTTCCTAAGAAATGAATACATTCTTGCGCTGTTACCTCGCTTACAGTCGTGAAGACGTGCGCACCATGTGCGGCGGCGCGTTCGGTTTTGGCAATGGCTATTACGTTGAAGCGTTGCGCTTCTTCGTACCAATTAATATGAGATAGTCGGTCGTAAAAAAACGGATCGTTCATGGCCACATAACGCCCCAATAGTGTGGCGTGTGTGGTGAATAGCAAACCCATACGCGTATTTTGGCGGCGTAGGTCAGGGATTGGCATGGCGGCCATCCATTCATGGAAATGCGCTAAAATATTGCAGTCGGCGGCCAACGGCGAATGTTCGAGGGTTTGCAAAAAGACTTTGGTCAAATACCCAAAAGCCACCACCTGACTGAACAAGTCGTCGCCTTCGGGCGATGCAATATCGTGATGCTCCCAAAGTTCGTATTTGAGTGCGCCGAGTTTGTTATAAATACTAAATGGATTGAAAAGTACCACACGAGGCCGCCCCGTTACTAACCAAGTGCCGTAATGTACCTCAAAACCAGCCTCGCGCATACGTTGTACGGCTTGGCCATACACG
This genomic window from Flexibacter flexilis DSM 6793 contains:
- a CDS encoding glycosyltransferase — encoded protein: MQNSLTPTTQTNSRRNLLVEVAWEVCNQLGGIYTVIRSKAPTMMEKWGDDYCLIGTYLHKNVSAEFEPTDDLSGVYGQAVQRMREAGFEVHYGTWLVTGRPRVVLFNPFSIYNKLGALKYELWEHHDIASPEGDDLFSQVVAFGYLTKVFLQTLEHSPLAADCNILAHFHEWMAAMPIPDLRRQNTRMGLLFTTHATLLGRYVAMNDPFFYDRLSHINWYEEAQRFNVIAIAKTERAAAHGAHVFTTVSEVTAQECIHFLGRKPDVILPNGLNIERFTALHEFQVLHQRFKEQINQFVMGHFFQSYSFDLDNTLYFFTSGRFEYRNKGYDLTLEALARLNWKMKHAGIDTTVVMFFITKQPFRSINSQALHSRAVMEEIRQDCEAIVKQVGTKLFHTAAASQETKLPDLNEFVDDYWKLRLRRTIQSWKSQQLPSVVTHDLENSDHDEILQFLRKSNLVNHYDDRVKIVYHPDFIAPTNPLFAMEYGQFVRGCHLGVFPSYYEPWGYTPLECIASGVPTITSDLAGFGDYVEKAMPDHDDKGIYMIHRRDRGFYEAAEQMAEIMFDFVQLSRRDRIELRNRVERSSSDFDWQNLVTYYNKAYDVALERVGAKN